In Methylobacterium sp. WL1, the sequence CCCCCGTCATCGACCAGGGCGAGGCGCTGGCCCTCGGGATCCTCGAAATCCACGGTGAGGCGTCCGTCACGCAGGGCGGGCTCGGCCGCCACGGCACCAGCATCGCGCAGGCGCGTGTGCCACCACGCCACCGCGCCCTCGCCCGGCACGCGCAGGTGGGTGCGGGTGATGCTGTTCGACCCGCGCCGCTCGGGGGGCGCCGGCCAGTCGAAGAACGTGATGTCGGTACCCGGGCTCGCCAGGCCATCCGCGTAGAACAGGTGATAGGCCGAGACGTCGTCCTGATTCACGGTCTTCTTCACCAGCCGTAGGCCGAGCGTGCCGGTGTAGAACGCCACGTTCTCCGCGGCGCGGGCGGTCACCGCGGTGAGGTGATGGATGCCGGTGAGTTGCATGGCTTTTCGTGTGGGCCCCGCTTTGAGGCGCCTCAGGTGGGGTTCGGACGACGGCGTTGCGAGCGCAAAGCTGGATTGCAGCGGGCGTAAGGGGGTAGACTGCGATGCCCCACGCCTCTGGGAGACACCCGATGGCCGTCGCGTACGAGACCGACACCGTCCTGCCGCCGCTGCATCCCGGCGAGGTGCTGCGCGAGGACTTCCTGATTCCCCTCGGCCTGTCGGCCGGCACGGTGGCGCGGGCCTGCCGGGTCCCGCGGACCCGGATCGAACGGATCGCCGCCGAGCAGATCGGAGTCTCGACCGACACGGCGCTGCGTCTTAGCCGCTATTTCGGCACGAGCGCAGAGTTCTGGCTCAACCTCCAGCGTCAGTACGAGGTGGAGACGCTGAGCCGCAGCATCGGGCCGGAGATCGCGCGGATCGCGCCGCTCGCCCCCGCGGCGGCCTGAACCTCAGAGCCCGACCGGCCGGCCGGCGGCCACAACCAGCATCCGGCCGTCCGCAAAGGTCCGGGCGGCGGCGCGGCGGATGTCGGCCTGGGTCACGGCCGAGACCAGGGCGTTGCGGCGGGCGATGTAGTCCATACCCAATTCCTCGAAGGCGATCTGCACCAGTTGGTGGGCGATCTTGGTCGAGGTGTCGAAGCCCAGCGCGTAGGAGCCGGTGAGGTAGTCCTTGGCCTTCTGCAGCTCGTCGTCGTCAGGGCCATCCGTGATCAGCCGGCCGATCTCGTCGCCGATCACCGACAGCGCCTCGCCGACGCGCTCGTTCTTGGTGGCGGTGTAGCCCCAGGTCATCGCGGCCGAGCGGTGGCTGACCAGCGAGGTCCCCACCGAGTAGGCCAGGCCGCGCTTCTCGCGCACCTCCTGGAACAGACGCGAGGTGAACGCGCCGCCGCCCAGGATGTGGTTCAGGACGTAGGCCGGGATGAAGTCCGGGTCGCGCCAGGGCACGCCGGCCATGCCGAAGCGGATCACCGATTGCGGCACGTCGAGGTCGACCACGATGCGCCGGCCGAGATCCTGCACCTCGGTCCGCGGCACCGCCTTCAGCGTCCCGGCCTCGGGCAGGGCTCCGAAGGCGCGGTTCAGGCCCTCGGCCAGCTGCTCGGCCCCGATGGCGCCCACCGCCGCGACCTTCACCCGGCCGCGCCCGATGATGCGGGCATGCATCTCCAGGAGGTCGTCCCGGGTGATGGTGGCGACGCTCTCGACCGTGCCCGAGGAGGGCCGGGCATAGGCGTGGCCGGCGAACGCCTCCTTGAAGAACCGGCGCGAGGCCAGCACGCCCGGGTCGTTCTGCTGGTAGCGCAGGCCGGCGATGACCTGGCCCCGGACGCGCTCGATCGCGTCCGGGTCGAGGCGCGGCTTGGCCAGCGCCAGGGCGAGGAGCGCGATGCCCTCGTCGGCGTGCTTGACCAGCATCTTGAGCGAGCCGCCGACCGCGTCGGGGCCGGCATGGAAGGACAATTCGATCGCCCGGGCGGCCAGCCGCTCCTGGAAGGCGTCGGAGGTGAGGTCGCCCGCGCCCTCGTCGAGGAGCCGGGCCAGCATCTGAGCGCAGCCGGCCTTGCCGGCGGGATCCTGGGCGGCACCGCCCTCGAACGTGAAGGCCAGCGCGATCATCGGCACCACGGGGGATTCGACGTGCCACGCCTCGATGCCCGCGGCGGTCGTCACCGGCAGGGCCGTGGTGGGCGAGCTGGCGGGGGCGGCGGTGTCGACCAAGTTCTCGGCGACGCTCATGGGAACCTCATTGTCTTATCGTGTCACGGGCGGAGGCGGAGCAAGCTCTCGTCCTGACGCAGGTCCCGGCGGCGCGAGAAAGCGCCCGCCGGGCCACGCCCGAAGGAACTACTCCGCGGCCATCGCGACCGGGGCGTCGGGGTCCTGAGCCTTGGTCAGGTAGCCGGTGACCGAGCGGGCCGGGGTCAGCCAGCGCTCGGCGGCCAGCTTGAGGCGCTCCTGCGAGACCGCCTCGATGTCGGTCGGCCAGCGGCGGACCTCCTCGATGGTCTCGCCGATCGCCAGCGCGGAGCCGTAGATCCGGGCGAGCGAGGACTGGCTGTCGGAGGAGTAGACGGTCTCGGCCACCAGCCGGGTCTTGGCCCGCTCGATCGCCTCGGCGCCGAGCGCCTCCGCGGGGGCGCGGCGCAGGATCTTGTCCACGGCCTCCTCCAGCGCCTCCAGGGAGACGCCCTCGGCCGGCACCGCGTAGACGGAGAACCGGGTCTCGTCGATCGCCGAGCCCATGTACCAGGCGCCGGCATTCACCGCGAGGCCGGTCTCCATGACCAGCTTGCGGTAGAGGTAGGAGGTCGAGCCGCCGCCCAGCACCTCGGCGAGCAGCTCGAGGTCGTGGCAGCCGCCGTCGCGGGCGGTGATGCAGGAGGGGGTCAGGTAGAGCCGCTGCAGGGTCGGCTGCTCGACCTTCGGGTCGGCGACCGCGACCCGCCGCAGGGCCTTGGGCTCGGGCTCGCGCGCCCGCAGGCGCTCGGGACGGGTGCCCTGGGGGGCGACGCGCCCGTAGGTCTCGTCCGCAAGCCGGCGGACCTCGTCCGGGGTCACGTCGCCAGCCACCACCAGGATCGCGTTCTCGGGGGTGTAGAAGCGCTTGTAATAGGCCAGCGCGTGCTCGCGATTCAGGCCCTCGATCTCGTGCATCCAGCCGATGATCGGGATCCCGTAGGGGTGGTGCACGAACAGCGAGGCGGCCATCGCCTCGGAGAGCTGGGCGGAGGGGTCGGTCTCGACCCGCATGCGCCGCTCCTCCAGAACCACGTCGCGCTCGGGGGCGACCACGGCGTCGTCGAGGACGAGGCCGCCCATGCGGTCGGCCTCGAACGCCATCATGGTGCCGAGATGGTCGCGGGCGACCCGCTGGAAATAGGCGGTGTAGTCGTAGCTGGTGAACGCGTTCTCCTGGCCGCCGAGGCCCGAGACCGCCTTCGAGAAGGCCCCCACCGGGTGCTTCTCGGTGCCCTTGAACATCAGGTGCTCGAGGAAGTGGGCGATGCCCGATTGGCCCAACGGATCATCGGCCGAGCCGTTGCGATACCAGATCATGTGGGTCGCGACGGGGGCCCGGTGATCGGGCACCACCACCACGTCGAGGCCGTTGTCGAGGGTGAAGGCCGTGACTTCGGGTCCACCCGCCTCGGAGCGTCCGAACGGCGCGGCCTCGCCCCGGCCGGCGCTGCCGCCGTAGGGCGAGCCCGGACGCGGCGGGAAGAGGGTGGGCGTCGCCTTCCTGAACAGGTGCATTCCGCTTTCCTTTTGCCGGCCCCGTGCCGGCGACGCCCCTGACCGGAACGCACGCGTGGATCGGGGCCGTCCTCGTCTCCGGCCGGCAAGAGCCGTACCGGGACAGACATGTCATGTTGCCATGCCGGGCCGCCGTTGCAACGGCGCCACAGCCTGATGGTTACTGCTGGGCC encodes:
- a CDS encoding HigA family addiction module antitoxin; translation: MAVAYETDTVLPPLHPGEVLREDFLIPLGLSAGTVARACRVPRTRIERIAAEQIGVSTDTALRLSRYFGTSAEFWLNLQRQYEVETLSRSIGPEIARIAPLAPAAA
- a CDS encoding pitrilysin family protein, with translation MSVAENLVDTAAPASSPTTALPVTTAAGIEAWHVESPVVPMIALAFTFEGGAAQDPAGKAGCAQMLARLLDEGAGDLTSDAFQERLAARAIELSFHAGPDAVGGSLKMLVKHADEGIALLALALAKPRLDPDAIERVRGQVIAGLRYQQNDPGVLASRRFFKEAFAGHAYARPSSGTVESVATITRDDLLEMHARIIGRGRVKVAAVGAIGAEQLAEGLNRAFGALPEAGTLKAVPRTEVQDLGRRIVVDLDVPQSVIRFGMAGVPWRDPDFIPAYVLNHILGGGAFTSRLFQEVREKRGLAYSVGTSLVSHRSAAMTWGYTATKNERVGEALSVIGDEIGRLITDGPDDDELQKAKDYLTGSYALGFDTSTKIAHQLVQIAFEELGMDYIARRNALVSAVTQADIRRAAARTFADGRMLVVAAGRPVGL
- a CDS encoding pitrilysin family protein: MHLFRKATPTLFPPRPGSPYGGSAGRGEAAPFGRSEAGGPEVTAFTLDNGLDVVVVPDHRAPVATHMIWYRNGSADDPLGQSGIAHFLEHLMFKGTEKHPVGAFSKAVSGLGGQENAFTSYDYTAYFQRVARDHLGTMMAFEADRMGGLVLDDAVVAPERDVVLEERRMRVETDPSAQLSEAMAASLFVHHPYGIPIIGWMHEIEGLNREHALAYYKRFYTPENAILVVAGDVTPDEVRRLADETYGRVAPQGTRPERLRAREPEPKALRRVAVADPKVEQPTLQRLYLTPSCITARDGGCHDLELLAEVLGGGSTSYLYRKLVMETGLAVNAGAWYMGSAIDETRFSVYAVPAEGVSLEALEEAVDKILRRAPAEALGAEAIERAKTRLVAETVYSSDSQSSLARIYGSALAIGETIEEVRRWPTDIEAVSQERLKLAAERWLTPARSVTGYLTKAQDPDAPVAMAAE